Within the Agromyces ramosus genome, the region ACCGCGACCTCGAGGGTCTCGGCCTGCACCGCACCGAGGCCGGGGACTGCCGGGAGGAACCGCATCGAGCCGATCTGCTCGGCGATCGGCTGCTGCACGGTGCCGTCGAGCACGCCGCTGTCGCGAACCGACTCGCGGGCGGGGATCATGCCCGCCTTCGCCCACTCGCCCGAGTTCTCGCTCATCCACGCGATGAAGACCTTCGCCGCGTTCGCCTTGTTCGCGTCGGCCGCAGCCTGGCGAGCGAGGAAGAAGTTGTGCGAGTTCGCCCAGACCGCCGAGTCGGAGCCGATCGTCGGCACCGGGGCCGCCGCGAACGGGATGCCCGACTCCGTGAGGTCGTTGATCTGCCAGATGCCGTCCCAGGTGATCGACGTCTCGCCGTTCTTGAAGGCGACGTACTGAGAGTCGGCCGCGACGTCGGCGGGGCTGTAGCCCTCGTCGACCATCGAGCGCATCCAGGTGAGTGCCTCGACGCCCTCGGGCGAGTCGAACGTCGCCTCGGCGCCGTCTTCGGAGTACGGCTCGCCGCCGTTCTGCCAGATGAGCGAGAGGTCCATGAGGTGTGCAGGCCAGAGCGCCGGCATCCAGAACGGGTTCTCGAATCCCGCCGCCTTGAGCTTCGCGAGGGCGTCGGCGAACGACGCGGCGTCGGTCGGCGGCTCGGTGATGCCGGCCGCCGCGAAGTGATCGGTGTTGTAGTACATCGCGAGCGAGTGGACGTCGAGCGGGATGCCGTAGCGGGCGTCGTGGTAGACCCCCGCGTCCCACACCTCTTCGGTGAAGTCGTCGGCGCTGAGCTCGAGCTCGTCGGCCAGGTCGTCGACGGGCACGATGACGTTGCGAGCCGCCATCGTCGCCAGCTGGTCGAGGTGCATGACACCGACATCGGGGCCCTCGCCGGCGGTGACCGCGGCGGGGAGCTTCTGGTAGAAGTCGCTCCACTCCTGCGTCGTCGACTCGATCTTGATGTTCTCGTGCTCGGCCATGAACTCGTCGACCATCTGTTCCATGAACGGACCGTCGCCGCCGGTGAAACCGTTCCAGTACTGCAACGTCACCTCTGGCCCGTCGTACTCACCGGTGAAGTCGCCACCGGCCGTCTCCCCGCCCGGTTGGCCGCTGCAGCCGGCCAGGGCGAGCGCGCCGACGGCAGCGATGGCCGCCCCCTGCATGAACCGTGTGAACCGAAGCCTCTTGCCCACTGGTCGTCCTCCTCGTTGAAAACGGCGTCGCGCCCGGTCGGCGCTGACGTCGCCGCCGAATTGCTCCGACGGCTCTTCGCACAATGTACAGCGCTGTAAAGCCGCTGTCGAGTGGAGGTGGCAAACCGATACGGACTCGCCGTCGCCGAGCGGGCCGCCCCTAGAATCGAGGCGACGCGAGGAGGGGCGATGGCACGAGTGAGGCTCATCGATGTCGCCGAGCGGGCACAGGTGTCGATGAAGACGGTTTCCAACGTCGTCAACGGCTACGCGCACGTGCAACCCGACATGCGCGCGAGGGTGCAGGCCGCGATCGACGAGCTCGGCTACCGGCCGAACCTGACCGCGCGGCGACTGGCGACCGGCAAGACGGGCATGATCGCGCTCGCGATGCCCGAGATCGACCATCCGTACTTCGGCGAGATGGCGAGCCACCTCGCCGACATCGCCATGCAGCGGGGCTATCGCGTCATCATCGAGCAGACGCTGAGCGACCCCGAGGCCGAGAAGGCCGTGCTGCAGGACCGTGAGGCCGGCCTCGTCGATGGCGTCATCTTCCAGCCCACCCGCATGGCCACGCTCGACATCGCCCGCCTGCACGACGACCTCCCGCTCGTGCTGCTCGGCGAGGTCGACGCCCCCGTCACGACCGACCACGTGATGATCGACAACGTCGCGGCGGCGCGCGACGGCGCCGCGCACCTCCTCGCACTCGGTCGTCGCCGGGTCGCCTTCCTCGGTCTCGTCGACGGCGACATCACGATGACGAACCGCCGCCGACTCCTCGGCTACCAGGAAGCGCTCGTGGGCAGCGGCATCCGGCCCGACCCCGCGCTCGTGCTCACCACGCGGGGATTCGAGAGTCACGACGCCGAGACGGCGATCACCCTCGCGCTCGAGGGCGGCGTCGAACTCGACGCGATCCTCTGCCGCGACGACCGGTTCGCCGCCGGCGCGCTCACGGCGATCAGGGCCCGGGGGCTCCGGGTGCCCGACGACATCGCCGTGATCGGTTGGGACGACTCCGCGATCACCGGCTACACGACGCCCACGCTCACGTCGATAGCCCCCGACAAGCGGCAGCTCGCGGCGAACGCGTTCGACCTGCTGCACGAGCGGATGCAGGGTCACCACGGTCCCGGCCGACATGTGATCGTGCCGCATGCCGTCGCGGTGCGGGCGAGCGCCCCGCGCGCCTGAAGCCCCTCCACACCACCGAGGGCAGACGAGGCTCGGGGCACGCGCTTTACAGCGCTGTAGAGATGCGACATGATTTCCTCCATGCGTGAAACCTCGACCATGCGGGCCAGTGAGCAAGACGGCAGCTACCCGCGACCACAGCTCGTGCGCCACCGCTGGGCCGACCTGTGCGGAGAGTGGGAGTTCGCGTACGACGACGAGGTGACCGGGCTGAGCGACGGCTGGCACGAGGGCACGACTCCACTCGGCCGCCGCATCACCGTGCCGTTCCCGCCCGAGTCGCCCGCGTCGGGCATCGGCGACACCTCGTTCCACCCGGTGGTCTGGTATCGGCGTCTCATCACGCCGGGCGAGCTCGACGAGGCCGGGCGCTCGGAAGACGCTCCGACCGTGATGCTGCACTTCGGTGCCGTCGACTTCCGCGCGACGGTGTGGGCGAACGGCCGTCTCCTCGGCTCTCACGAAGGCGGGCAGACGCCGTTCTCGTTCGAGCTCCCTGCCGAGGCGCTCGGCGACGGCCCGCTCACCATCGTGGTGCGTGCCGAAGACGACCCGGCGGATGTCTCGCAGCCGCGCGGCAAGCAGGACTGGCTCGAGCAGCCGCACGTCATCTGGTACCACCGAACCACGGGCATCTGGCAGCCGGTCTGGCTCGAGGCCGTGGGTGACGATCGCGTCACCCGGCTGAACTGGGTGCCCGACGTCACGAACGCCCAGGTGTCGCTGCAGCTCCGCCTGCAGGGCCGCCCCCGGCGGCCGCTGTGGCTCGACGCCGAGATCGAGCACGACGGCGTCGAGCTCGCGTCGCTCCGGGTGAAGCTGACCGAGCCCGAGCATCGGTTCTCGCTGTCGCTGCCGACGCAGGGCAACGGGCAGGGGTACGAGCAGCTGCTCTGGTCGCCCGACCGGCCGACCCTCCTCGACGCGCGGCTCCGCATCACCGACGAGGCCGGCGTCGTCGTCGACGAGGTGTTCTCCTACCTCGGGCTCCGCAGCATCGAGGAGGCGGGCGGGCGCTTCCTGCTGAACGACCGTCCCTGCTACGTGCGTTCGGTGCTCGAGCAGGGCTACTGGCCGGAGTCGCACCTCGCCGCTCCGAGCGCCGACGCCCTGCGCGCCGAGGTGCAGCTCATCAAGGACCTCGGATTCAACGCCGTGCGCCTGCACGAGAAGGTCGAAGACCCCCGCCTGCTGTTCTGGACCGACAAGCTGGGACTCCTCGTCTGGGGTGAGATCGGCAGCGCGTTCGAGTTCTCGCCGCGCGCGATCGAGCGCACGGTGCGCGAGTGGATGGACGTCCTGGCGCGAGATGCGGCGCATCCGTCACTCGTCACCTGGGTGCCCGTCAACGAGAGCTGGGGCGTGCAGCACATCTCGCGCGACCCCGCGCAGCTCCACTACGTCCAAGCGCTGTTCCACCTCACGAAGGCGCTCGACCCGTCGCGGCCCGTCGTGTCGAACGACGGTTGGGAGCACGCGGCATCCGACCTCCTCACCATCCACGACTACGCCACCACCGGCGAGGCGCTCGGCGCGAGCTATGCGGATGCCGCCGCCGTCGACGCGCTCCGCGACGGCATCGGCCCCGCCGGCCGACGTCTCGTGGCGCTGCCCGGCGGAACGAACGGCAAGCCGGTCATGGTCACCGAATTCGGCGGCATCTCATTCGCCCCGGGCGCCCCCGACGACACCTGGGGCTACTCCGTGGCAACGTCGGCCGACGACTTCGAGGGTCGGCTGCGCGCGCTCGTCTCGGCGCTGCGCATGTCTCCGGTGCTCTCCGGATTCTGCTACACCCAACTCACCGACACCCGCCAAGAGGCGAACGGACTGACCGACGAGCACCGCGTGCCGAAGCTCCCGGTCGCGACCATCCGCGACATCATCGCCGGAGGCTCCGGCGCCTGAGGCTCGTGGCGTCACGCTCTGAGCGAAATCCGCGCCCATCAGGGGCATCCGCCCACGGGCTCGCTTGACGCACCCCATCGCTCATGCAAGTGTCGAATGCTGCGTTGTCGCATGGGGGTGCGACACTGTAGGCCCACCGTCGGGTCGCCGCTCTTTCGCACGCATGCACGCGTCGCAGGGGCATCCGTCGAGCTCCCTTTCCACCCCTCCGAACCGGAGACCTCATGCTCGGAAAACTCCTCCTTCGTTATCTGAAGCCCTATCGCTGGCTGTTGCTCGGCGTGCTGGTCTTCCAAATCATCTCGGCCGCCGCGAGCCTCTACCTGCCGAAGCTCAACGCCGCCATCATCGACGACGGCGTCTCCACCGGCGACACCGAGTACATCTGGTCGACCGGGCTGTTCATGCTCGCCATCTCGCTCGGGCAGATCGCCGCGGCGATCATCGCGACCTACTTCGCCGCCAAGGCCGCGATGAAGCTCGGCCGCGACATCCGCAACGACGTCTTCGACAAGGTCAGCGCGTTCTCCGAGCGCGAGGTCTCGAAGTTCGGGCCGGGCTCGCTCATCACCCGCAACACCAACGACGTGCAGCAGGTGCAGATGCTCGCGATGATGGGCGCGACGATGCTCGTCAGCGCGCCGCTCCTCGCGATCGGCGGCATCTGGATGGCGGTGTCCCAGGATGTCGGCCTCAGCTGGCTCATCGGTGCGTCGGTGCTCGTCATCCTCCTCGTCGCGATCATCGTGATCAGCCGCATGGTGCCGCTGTTCCGCAGCCTCCAGGTGAAGCTCGACACCGTGAACCGCATCATGCGCGAGCAGCTCACGGGCATCCGCGTGGTTCGCGCGTTCGTACGCGAGCGCATCGAAGAGGAGCGGTTCCGCGGTGCGAACGACGACATCATGGACGTCGGACGCCGAGTGGGCACGCTGTTCGTGACGCTCTTCCCGTTCTTCATGCTCGTCATCAACGTGACGGTCATCGGCGTCATCTGGTTCGGCGCGTTCGAGGTCAACGACGGCGACGTGCAGATCGGCACGCTCTTCGCGTTCATGCAGTACGTCGCCATCATCCTCAGCGGTGTGCTCATGGCCGCCTTCACGACGATCATGATCCCGCGTGCCGCGGTGTCGGCCGAGCGCATCAGCGAGGTGCTGGCGAGCGAGTCGACCCTCACTCGCGCGGCGAACCCGGTGACCGAGTTCGGCTCGGTGGGCTCCGTCGAGTTCGACGACGCCGCATTCGCCTACCCCGGTGCCGAGCACGCCGTGCTCGAAGGCATCACCTTCCGGGCAGAGCCCGGCGAGACCGTCGCCATCGTGGGCTCCACCGGCGCAGGAAAGACGACGCTCATCTCGCTCATCCCCCGCCTGTTCGACGCGACCGGCGGATCGGTGCGCGTCAACGGCGTCGATGTTCGCGAAGCCGACCTCGACCGGCTGTGGAAGACGATCGGCCTCGTGCCGCAGCGTCCGTTCCTGTTCGCCGGCACCGTGGCATCCAACCTGCGGTTCGGCCGTGAAGAGGCCACCGACGCCGAGCTCTGGCATGCACTCGAGATCGCGCAGGGCCGTGACTTCGTCGCCGACATGGAGGGCGGTCTCGACGCCCGCATCGCGCAGGGCGGCACGAACGTCTCGGGCGGCCAGCGCCAGCGGCTCGCGATCGCCCGGGCGATCGTGCACAACCCCGACATCCTCGTGTTCGACGACTCGTTCTCGGCGCTCGACCTCACCACCGACGCGAGGCTGCGGCAGGCGCTCTGGCGCGAGTTGCCGCACGTCACGAAGATCGTCGTCGCGCAGCGCGTCTCGACCATCACCGACGCCGACCGCATCGTCGTGCTCGACGACGGCGGCATGGTGGGCATCGGCACGCACGAGCAATTGCTCGAGACATCCGAGACCTACCGCCAGATCGTCGAATCCCAGCTCGGAGTGGAGGCCACGGCATGAGCACCGAAACCAACAAGACCAACGGCCGCGGTCGTGGCCGCCAGGCCGAACCGAAGCCGATGACCGAAGAAGAGCGCATCGAGCACGAGCTCGCCGAGGAGGCGCGCATCAACTCGGGCTCCTGGGACAGCGTCGCGCCCGGAAAGGCGCAGGACTTCGGCGCGAGCTTCCGCCGCATGATCGGGCTGCTGGCACCGCACAAGTGGGCGTTCGCGTTCGCGTCGCTGCTCGGTTCGATCGGCGTCGTGCTCGCCGTCATCGCGCCGAAGGTGCTCGCCGAGGCGACGAACATCATCTTCGAGGGCTGGATCTCACTGCAGCTCCCTGCCGGAGTGACGCAGGAGCAGGCCGTCGAGGGACTCCGCGCCGCAGGTCAAGAGGACCTCGCGAACATCATCGAGGCGGCAACGCTCACGCCG harbors:
- a CDS encoding glycoside hydrolase family 2 protein is translated as MRETSTMRASEQDGSYPRPQLVRHRWADLCGEWEFAYDDEVTGLSDGWHEGTTPLGRRITVPFPPESPASGIGDTSFHPVVWYRRLITPGELDEAGRSEDAPTVMLHFGAVDFRATVWANGRLLGSHEGGQTPFSFELPAEALGDGPLTIVVRAEDDPADVSQPRGKQDWLEQPHVIWYHRTTGIWQPVWLEAVGDDRVTRLNWVPDVTNAQVSLQLRLQGRPRRPLWLDAEIEHDGVELASLRVKLTEPEHRFSLSLPTQGNGQGYEQLLWSPDRPTLLDARLRITDEAGVVVDEVFSYLGLRSIEEAGGRFLLNDRPCYVRSVLEQGYWPESHLAAPSADALRAEVQLIKDLGFNAVRLHEKVEDPRLLFWTDKLGLLVWGEIGSAFEFSPRAIERTVREWMDVLARDAAHPSLVTWVPVNESWGVQHISRDPAQLHYVQALFHLTKALDPSRPVVSNDGWEHAASDLLTIHDYATTGEALGASYADAAAVDALRDGIGPAGRRLVALPGGTNGKPVMVTEFGGISFAPGAPDDTWGYSVATSADDFEGRLRALVSALRMSPVLSGFCYTQLTDTRQEANGLTDEHRVPKLPVATIRDIIAGGSGA
- a CDS encoding LacI family DNA-binding transcriptional regulator, with amino-acid sequence MARVRLIDVAERAQVSMKTVSNVVNGYAHVQPDMRARVQAAIDELGYRPNLTARRLATGKTGMIALAMPEIDHPYFGEMASHLADIAMQRGYRVIIEQTLSDPEAEKAVLQDREAGLVDGVIFQPTRMATLDIARLHDDLPLVLLGEVDAPVTTDHVMIDNVAAARDGAAHLLALGRRRVAFLGLVDGDITMTNRRRLLGYQEALVGSGIRPDPALVLTTRGFESHDAETAITLALEGGVELDAILCRDDRFAAGALTAIRARGLRVPDDIAVIGWDDSAITGYTTPTLTSIAPDKRQLAANAFDLLHERMQGHHGPGRHVIVPHAVAVRASAPRA
- a CDS encoding ABC transporter substrate-binding protein, with protein sequence MGKRLRFTRFMQGAAIAAVGALALAGCSGQPGGETAGGDFTGEYDGPEVTLQYWNGFTGGDGPFMEQMVDEFMAEHENIKIESTTQEWSDFYQKLPAAVTAGEGPDVGVMHLDQLATMAARNVIVPVDDLADELELSADDFTEEVWDAGVYHDARYGIPLDVHSLAMYYNTDHFAAAGITEPPTDAASFADALAKLKAAGFENPFWMPALWPAHLMDLSLIWQNGGEPYSEDGAEATFDSPEGVEALTWMRSMVDEGYSPADVAADSQYVAFKNGETSITWDGIWQINDLTESGIPFAAAPVPTIGSDSAVWANSHNFFLARQAAADANKANAAKVFIAWMSENSGEWAKAGMIPARESVRDSGVLDGTVQQPIAEQIGSMRFLPAVPGLGAVQAETLEVAVADGVLGKAPTEEALTREADRATQLMEENLEKFGE
- a CDS encoding ABC transporter ATP-binding protein, with the protein product MLGKLLLRYLKPYRWLLLGVLVFQIISAAASLYLPKLNAAIIDDGVSTGDTEYIWSTGLFMLAISLGQIAAAIIATYFAAKAAMKLGRDIRNDVFDKVSAFSEREVSKFGPGSLITRNTNDVQQVQMLAMMGATMLVSAPLLAIGGIWMAVSQDVGLSWLIGASVLVILLVAIIVISRMVPLFRSLQVKLDTVNRIMREQLTGIRVVRAFVRERIEEERFRGANDDIMDVGRRVGTLFVTLFPFFMLVINVTVIGVIWFGAFEVNDGDVQIGTLFAFMQYVAIILSGVLMAAFTTIMIPRAAVSAERISEVLASESTLTRAANPVTEFGSVGSVEFDDAAFAYPGAEHAVLEGITFRAEPGETVAIVGSTGAGKTTLISLIPRLFDATGGSVRVNGVDVREADLDRLWKTIGLVPQRPFLFAGTVASNLRFGREEATDAELWHALEIAQGRDFVADMEGGLDARIAQGGTNVSGGQRQRLAIARAIVHNPDILVFDDSFSALDLTTDARLRQALWRELPHVTKIVVAQRVSTITDADRIVVLDDGGMVGIGTHEQLLETSETYRQIVESQLGVEATA